From the genome of Halictus rubicundus isolate RS-2024b chromosome 2, iyHalRubi1_principal, whole genome shotgun sequence, one region includes:
- the LOC143365853 gene encoding small ribosomal subunit protein eS10 yields MLMPKKNRVAIYEYLFKEGVMVAKKDYHAPKHPELETIANLQVIKAMQSLKSRGYVKEQFAWRHFYWYLTNEGIEYLRGYLHLPAEIVPSTLKRQARAEASRPRPAAATRSEASRPTEDRAGYRRGPGGPGGPGDKKADVGAGTGDVEFRGGFGRGRAQ; encoded by the exons atGTTGATGCCAAAAAAGAATCGTGTAGCAATTTATGAGTACCTTTTCAAGGAAGGTGTTATGGTAGCAAAGAAGGACTACCATGCACCAAAACATCCTGAATTGGAAACAATCGCGAATCTCCAAGTCATCAAAGCAATGCAG TCTTTGAAATCCAGAGGATACGTCAAAGAGCAATTTGCGTGGAGACATTTCTACTGGTACCTTACGAACGAAGGCATAGAATATCTGCGTGGTTACTTGCACCTGCCTGCTGAAATTGTGCCTTCCACATTGAAGAGGCAGGCTAGAGCCGAAGCATCGAGACCGCGACCAGCTGCAGCCACAAGAAGCGAAGCATCTAGGCCAACAGAAGACCGTGCTGGATACAGGAGAGGACCCGGAGGTCCCGGTGGTCCTGGTGATAAAAAGGCTGATGTGGGAGCGGGTACAGGTGATGTTGAATTCCGTGGCGGTTTCGGTCGTGGCAGAgcacaataa
- the Snx17 gene encoding sorting nexin 17, whose protein sequence is MHFSIPDTQEFIDTAGNTYVGYNIHINGLFHCTVRYKQLHNFHEQLAKDLDLSLPLFPPKKFFPLTINQQEERRLSLEKYIQSIGQNEVISNSGMLNAFLLNAQHETIGGFSDNESMDIFLMNGCKIIINVSLGDHTGVVLKKVYKHLKLPEQYYSYFALFIVAQNEGNSVYLLRKLQNFESPFITNKHMHNIGKKVVLGKNYWDIAYDLELMNNAVAMNLLFVQAVAETQRGWIITKDELKDYLITLQNQGKKKEYLDVVRTLKYYGYIQFAPCLCDYPQSDSKVLVAIGRNELNLRILSDGEQHEEVFNVSQMRCWRITTVQNGPERCEDNDDLSLELSFEYLVAKNQLQWITITSEQAILMSVCLQAMIDELLLKHAGGSRTKELPGKSWTYVMRDGQTIVMGSSAGEQVNENRKSQDVKQSSKSEPIMKKLADRFSAVRMKKSVDVRSNPIDIIQRRYVSECDVENNAFHTIGDDDL, encoded by the exons atgcaTTTTTCTATACCGGATACACAAGAATTTATTGACACTGCTGGCAATACATATGTG gGTTATAACATTCATATAAACGGATTATTTCACTGTACCGTCAGATACAAACAATTGCACAATTTTCACGAACAATTGGCCAAGGACTTGGATCTGTCTTTACCATTGTTTccaccgaaaaaattttttcccttaACAATAAATCAACAAGAAGAACGTCGATTATCTttggaaaaatatattcaatctATTGGACAGAATGAAGTTATTAGCAATTCGGGTATGCTAAATGCATTCTTATTAAATGCTCAACATGAAACTATTGGTGGATTCTCAGATAATGAGAGCATGGATATTTTCCTAATGAACGggtgtaaaataataataaatgtctCGCTGGGTGACCATACTGGAGTTGTTTTAAAG AAAGTCTACAAGCATCTTAAACTGCCAGAACAATATTATTCCTATTTTGCATTGTTTATTGTCGCTCAGAATGAGGGTAATAGCGTTTACT TGCTACGCAAATTGCAGAATTTCGAGTCACCCTTTATCACGAACAAGCATATGCACAATATAGGCAAAAAGGTTGTGCTGGGAAAAAATTACTGGGATATAGCGTATGATCTTGAATTGATGAACAATGCGGTAGCTATGAACTTGTTGTTTGTTCAAGCTGTGGCGGAGACTCAAAGGGGATGGATCATAACTAAAGACGAATTGAAAGATTATTTGATTACTTTGCAAAATCAAGGAAAGAAGAAGGAA taCCTGGATGTAGTGCGTACTTTAAAATATTATGGTTATATTCAGTTTGCTCCATGCTTATGCGATTACCCTCAATCAGATTCAAAAGTATTAGTTGCTATAGGTAGGAATGAATTGAATTTGCGCATATTATCCGACGGAGAACAGCACGAAGAAGTCTTTAACGTTTCTCAAATGCGTTGTTGGCGAATAACCACTGTACAGAAT GGGCCCGAAAGATGTGAGGATAATGACGATTTGAGTTTAGAACTATCTTTTGAATACTTGGTAGCTAAAAATCAATTACAATGGATTACCATCACGTCGGAACAAGCTATTTTAATGTCCGTATGTTTGCAAGCTATGATCGATGAATTACTGTTAAAACATGCTGGTGGTAGCCGGACTAAG GAACTACCTGGAAAATCATGGACGTATGTCATGAGAGATGGACAAACTATCGTAATGGGATCAAGTGCTGGTGAGCAAGTTAATGAAAATCGGAAG AGTCAAGACGTTAAACAGTCTTCCAAATCCGAACCGATCATGAAGAAACTAGCCGACAGATTCTCGGCGGTAAGAATGAAAAAATCTGTGGATGTTAGAAGTAATCCAATCGATATAATTCAAAGGAGATATGTATCGGAATGTGATGTGGAGAACAATGCATTTCACACGATCGGCGATGATGATTTGTAA